The Elgaria multicarinata webbii isolate HBS135686 ecotype San Diego chromosome 1, rElgMul1.1.pri, whole genome shotgun sequence genome has a window encoding:
- the SHISA4 gene encoding protein shisa-4, protein MGAPWALAGMVLCSLLAATLVLADEDCKWYMDRNGSWHPGFDCNFPSFCCGDCYQRYCCMDPRKLLTERQQKHCMAFGPRTIAGIASAVILFVAIVATIVCCFLCSCCYLYQRRHHIQTPYQGQEIPLSGYPAHPPGPYPMDPKAGPAPFHPGYTPVVPYPPTVPAAQYPLYPSGPPYYNPTAPPPYLPPQPSQFST, encoded by the exons ATGGGAGCGCCCTGGGCCTTGGCCGGGATGGTGCTTTGCAGCCTGCTTGCCGCAACCCTCG TCTTGGCCGATGAGGACTGCAAGTGGTACATGGACAGAAATGGCTCCTGGCACCCTGGTTTCGACTGCAACTTCCCCTCCTTCTGCTGTGGTGACTGTTATCAACGTTACTGCTGTATGGACCCCCGGAAACTCCTCACTGAGCGGCAGCAAAAGCACTGCATGGCATTTGG TCCCAGAACAATCGCTGGCATTGCTTCAGCCGTGATACTCTTTGTGGCTATCGTTGCCACCATTGTCTGCTGCTTCCTGTGCTCCTGTTGCTACCTGTACCAGCGACGACATCACATTCAGACTCCCTATCAAG GTCAGGAGATTCCATTGTCTGGCTACCCTGCTCACCCTCCAGGCCCTTACCCTATGGATCCCAAAGCAGGGCCAGCACCATTTCACCCTGGATATACACCTGTGGTTCCCTATCCCCCTACGGTTCCAGCTGCACAGTATCCTCTCTACCCCTCTGGACCACCATACTACAACCCCACAG ctcccccaccctacctaccTCCACAGCCGTCGCAGTTCAGTACTTGA